One window of the Seriola aureovittata isolate HTS-2021-v1 ecotype China chromosome 22, ASM2101889v1, whole genome shotgun sequence genome contains the following:
- the slc37a3 gene encoding sugar phosphate exchanger 3, whose translation MPPSCCGYLSQYTHHHLVTFLLTFFSYVLLHASRKTFSNVKVSISAQWTPSIQNDSAAAFSPGETWEDNRLFTDEKQATLFLGALDSIFLFSYAVGLYLSGVIGDRVNLRYVLCFGLCGSAAVEFLFGTLTEWLHIYNIYLYCGLWVLNGLLQSAVWPCVVAVMGNWFGKTGRGFVFGLWSACASVGNILGAFLASSVLKYGYEYAFLVTSVVQFAGGVVVFFGLLTSPKEVGLSLESETRLSPVETDTDSHRPLMSDEEDEVKAEVYSRRYQTVQQPDEPLAESPQAISFCQAFCLPGVLPYSLAYACLKLVNYSFFFWLPFYLSNNYGWKEAEADRLSVWYDVGGIIGGTVQGLISDFMGKRAPVLAFSLAMAMGALVGYSRSPNDQVINAVLLAVTGFFIGGPSNMISSAISADLGRQEALRGSQEALATVTGIVDGTGSIGAAGGQYLVSLIESKLGWMCVFYFFVVMTGGSIVFITPLLLKELRAMWRDRRALRHQL comes from the exons ATGCCTCCCTCGTGCTGTGGCTACCTGTCACAGTACACCCATCATCATCTGGTTACCTTCCTCCTCACCTTCTTTAG ctATGTGTTGCTGCATGCGTCACGGAAGACGTTCAGCAATGTGAAAGTGAGCATCTCAGCCCAGTGGACGCCATCCATCCAGAATGACAGTGCAGCCGCTTTCTCCCCTGGCGAG ACATGGGAGGACAATCGTCTGTTTACAGATGAAAAGCAGGCCACTCTGTTCCTTGGAGCTCTGGactccatctttctcttttcatatgCCGTG GGCCTGTATCTGAGTGGTGTGATTGGGGACAGAGTAAACTTGCGCTACGTGCTCTGCTTCGGCCTGTGTGGCTCTGCTGCAGTG gagttTTTGTTTGGCACTCTAACAGAATGGCTCCACATCTACAACATCTATCTGTACTGTGGCCTGTGGGTGCTGAACGGGCTGCTGCAGTCGGCCGTGTGGCCGTGCGTGGTGGCCGTCATGGGCAACTGGTTCGGCAAAACTGG GCGGGGCTTTGTGTTTGGCCTCTGGAGTGCTTGTGCCTCTGTAGGCAACATCCTGGGGGCCTTCTTAGCGTCTAGTGTGCTCAAGTATGGATACGAG TATGCCTTCCTGGTGACCTCGGTGGTGCAGTTTGCTGGCGGGGTGGTGGTGTTCTTCGGCCTGCTCACATCTCCAAAAGAAGTTG GTTTGAGTTTGGAGTCTGAGACTAGACTCAGCCCGGTGGAGACGGACACAGACAGCCACAGGCCTCTGATGAGTGACGAGGAGGATGAGGTGAAGGCGGAGGTGTATAGCAGACGATACCAGACAGTTCAGCAGCCGGATGAACCCCTGGCCGAGTCACCTCAAGCTATCAGCTTCTGCCAGGCCTTTTGTCTGCCCGGAGTGCTGCCT TACTCCCTGGCTTACGCATGTCTGAAGCTGGTCAACTactccttcttcttctggcTTCCTTTCTACCTGAGCAACAACTACGGCTGGAAGGAGGCCGAGGCCGACCGCCTGTCGGTGTGGTATGACGTTGGAGGAATCATCG GAGGAACAGTTCAGGGTCTGATCTCTGACTTCATGGGTAAGAGAGCCCCGGTGTTGGCATTCAGTCTGGCAATGGCGATGGGAGCCCTGGTGGGATACAGCC gatCACCTAACGACCAGGTGATAAACGCTGTGCTGCTGGCAGTCACCGGCTTCTTCATTGGTGGCCCGTCCAATATGATCAGCTCCGCCATATCTGCCGACCTGGGGAGACAGGAGGCTCTGAGAGGCAGTCAGGAGGCTCTCGCTACTGTTACTGGTATAGTGGATGGAACTGGCAGTATAGGAGCTGCGGGGGGACAG TACCTGGTGTCCCTGATTGAGAGCAAGCTgggctggatgtgtgtgttctACTTCTTCGTCGTCATG ACAGGGGGCAGCATTGTGTTCATCACTCCCTTGCTCCTCAAAGAACTGCGTGCCATGTGGAGAGACAGACGAGCGCTGCGACACCAGCTGTGA